The proteins below come from a single Dermatophilaceae bacterium Soc4.6 genomic window:
- a CDS encoding ricin-type beta-trefoil lectin domain protein: MTATPAPRAHHHTSTGPRLDLRDERGSLPVLMMVIIVGVVLSTYMISVVVSQTTSTRLTTSREQALNAAQAGTDVALAAIRASTAAGAGALAGLPCWTHRNAAARAGAVVSDLAGTQVGSSSYSVFIDYYMSDPVVSGLDPVTSPLSTMVCSPGYGTYDPASGQSTPSYALITSTGTVAGGGSNGTSGGRTLISTYVFRVDNRNIAGGLIRLYPSGTNQPVCLQSATSTPDPATATPVTLAPCSGTKPPSPKQVFAYRTDLTIQLISSVTATNADGVCVDGGNPPGNGTAVVLTRCRPLDPTADIFSNSNWWQQWSFNDNGHLQASSSTSRANGTLSTLCITATSQDPAIAVVNLGGCAGSIDDPRQAWIPSPDVGAGAATEPRVDGRQFVNFGQFGRCMDVTNQNVSSDHFILYPCKQNPSRLPNTVAWNQRFTYTALPLTPTSGQLTTVTGGKTWCVTSPGTAGGYVQLYECTSTNQALAYRQRWVQNDGNNALPYSVKYTVVDASGYCLGLTAPVNASAWSTLDVKACDGSREQKWNASPALTDSAVQNVKEK; encoded by the coding sequence ATGACCGCCACCCCCGCACCCCGGGCACACCACCACACCTCCACAGGGCCTCGCCTCGACCTGCGTGACGAGCGAGGCTCCCTGCCCGTGCTCATGATGGTCATCATCGTCGGAGTCGTCCTCAGCACCTACATGATCTCGGTCGTCGTCTCCCAGACCACGTCCACCCGCCTCACGACGAGCCGTGAGCAGGCCCTGAACGCCGCCCAGGCTGGCACCGACGTCGCGCTGGCGGCGATCAGGGCGTCCACGGCTGCCGGAGCGGGTGCGCTTGCGGGTCTCCCGTGCTGGACCCATCGCAACGCCGCCGCTCGGGCCGGCGCGGTGGTCAGCGACCTCGCCGGCACCCAGGTCGGCAGCAGCAGCTACTCGGTGTTCATCGACTACTACATGAGCGACCCGGTCGTGTCGGGCCTCGACCCGGTCACCAGCCCGCTGAGCACGATGGTCTGCTCACCCGGATACGGCACCTACGACCCGGCGAGCGGGCAGTCGACCCCCAGCTATGCCCTCATCACGTCCACGGGCACGGTCGCCGGCGGCGGGAGCAACGGCACGAGTGGCGGCCGGACCCTGATCAGCACCTACGTCTTCCGCGTGGACAACCGCAACATCGCGGGAGGCCTCATCCGGCTGTATCCCTCAGGCACGAACCAGCCCGTGTGCCTGCAGTCGGCCACGTCGACACCGGATCCGGCCACAGCGACACCGGTGACGCTGGCGCCCTGCAGCGGCACCAAGCCGCCCTCGCCCAAGCAGGTCTTCGCCTACCGCACCGACCTGACGATCCAGCTCATCTCGTCAGTGACCGCGACCAACGCGGACGGCGTGTGCGTGGACGGCGGGAACCCTCCCGGCAACGGCACAGCCGTCGTCCTCACCCGGTGCCGCCCACTCGACCCGACGGCAGACATCTTCTCGAACTCCAACTGGTGGCAGCAGTGGAGCTTCAACGACAACGGGCACCTGCAGGCGTCCAGCAGCACCTCCCGGGCGAACGGCACCCTCTCGACCCTGTGCATCACGGCGACGTCGCAGGACCCGGCCATCGCCGTGGTCAACCTCGGCGGGTGCGCGGGCAGCATCGACGACCCCCGACAGGCCTGGATACCCTCTCCCGACGTGGGAGCCGGGGCGGCCACGGAGCCACGCGTCGACGGGCGTCAGTTCGTCAACTTCGGGCAGTTCGGCCGATGCATGGACGTGACGAACCAGAACGTGAGCTCCGACCACTTCATCCTCTATCCCTGCAAGCAGAACCCGAGCCGCCTGCCCAACACGGTGGCCTGGAACCAGCGGTTCACCTACACCGCCCTGCCGCTCACCCCCACCTCCGGACAGCTGACGACCGTCACGGGCGGCAAGACGTGGTGCGTCACCAGCCCGGGGACCGCCGGCGGCTACGTGCAGCTCTACGAGTGCACGTCGACGAATCAGGCCCTGGCCTACCGGCAGCGCTGGGTGCAGAACGACGGCAACAACGCACTCCCCTACTCGGTGAAGTACACCGTGGTCGACGCCTCGGGCTACTGCCTCGGGCTGACCGCCCCGGTGAACGCCTCAGCCTGGTCCACCCTCGACGTCAAGGCGTGCGACGGGTCTCGCGAGCAGAAGTGGAACGCCTCCCCCGCTCTCACGGACTCCGCCGTGCAGAACGTCAAGGAGAAGTAG